In a single window of the Elaeis guineensis isolate ETL-2024a chromosome 6, EG11, whole genome shotgun sequence genome:
- the LOC105047068 gene encoding protein DETOXIFICATION 12 isoform X2 → MVSQYSLRVMPVMMLGHLGALTLSPASLAATFSSVIAFSIVLGMASGLETLCGQAYGAQQYQKLGIHTYRAILSLVVVCLPISLIWVSMGKILLFTGQDPLISLEAGKYAAWMIPGLFAYATAQPLIKFLQSQSLILPMLLSSMTTLCLHIPLCWVMVFKSGLGNVGAALSISISYWLNVFMLVLYIRYSASCKATRSPISKECFRGINEFLKLALPSAVMICLEWWSFELLVLLSGLLPNPELETSVLSICLTSISMLYTIPYGLGAAASTRVSNELGAGNPQRARLAVRVVMFIAVTEAILVSGTVFALRPILGYAYSNEEEVINYVKEMVPLVCVSVTTDSLQGVLSGIARGCGWQHIGAYVNLGAFYLIGIPIAVILGFPLHMGGKGLWIGILCGSTTQSVLLSLITGFTNWQQQANMARKRIFDERLPLEDGLI, encoded by the exons ATGGTATCTCAATATTCTTTGAGGGTCATGCCTGTCATGATGTTGGGGCACCTCGGTGCGCTCACGCTCTCTCCTGCGTCCCTTGCCGCCACTTTCTCCAGTGTCATTGCATTCAGCATTGTG CTAGGAATGGCAAGTGGACTGGAAACATTATGTGGGCAAGCCTATGGAGCACAACAGTACCAGAAGCTTGGAATCCACACCTACAGAGCCATTCTGTCTCTCGTTGTAGTTTGTCTTCCCATCTCTCTCATATGGGTCTCGATGGGAAAGATCCTCTTGTTCACAGGTCAAGATCCTCTGATCTCACTAGAGGCAGGGAAATATGCAGCCTGGATGATCCCTGGCTTGTTTGCTTATGCCACTGCTCAACCTCTTATAAAGTTCCTTCAATCTCAAAGCCTAATTCTTCCTATGCTCCTAAGCTCCATGACAACATTATGCCTTCACATTCCTCTGTGCTGGGTTATGGTTTTTAAGTCTGGTTTGGGCAATGTTGGCGCTGCTCTGTCTATAAGCATATCATATTGGCTGAACGTCTTCATGCTTGTGCTATACATCAGGTATTCAGCATCTTGCAAAGCTACCCGATCGCCAATCTCAAAAGAGTGCTTCAGAGGGATCAATGAGTTCTTAAAGTTAGCCCTTCCATCTGCGGTAATGATTTG TCTTGAGTGGTGGTCCTTTGAGCTTCTTGTCTTGCTTTCTGGGCTTTTGCCCAATCCAGAGCTTGAAACTTCAGTGCTTTCTATTTG TCTCACTAGTATCTCAATGCTCTACACCATTCCATATGGACTTGGTGCTGCTGCTAG TACAAGGGTGTCAAACGAATTAGGAGCTGGGAATCCACAAAGAGCTCGGTTAGCAGTACGTGTTGTGATGTTTATTGCAGTTACAGAGGCCATTCTTGTGAGTGGGACCGTTTTTGCCTTGCGTCCCATCTTGGGTTATGCCTACAGCAATGAGGAGGAGGTCATTAATTATGTCAAGGAAATGGTTCCTCTGGTTTGTGTCTCTGTAACAACAGATAGCCTGCAAGGGGTCCTCTCAG GTATTGCAAGAGGATGTGGATGGCAGCACATTGGTGCTTACGTCAACCTTGGGGCTTTTTATCTAATTGGAATTCCGATAGCTGTGATTTTGGGTTTTCCATTGCACATGGGAGGAAAGGGCCTTTGGATTGGTATATTGTGTGGGTCTACGACGCAGTCAGTTCTTCTCTCTCTAATAACCGGCTTCACAAATTGGCAGCAACAG GCAAACATGGCAAGGAAGCGAATATTTGATGAAAGATTACCATTGGAGGATGGTCTGATATGA